The genome window TCTCCTCATAGAATTTGATGGCTATTGTGCCTGTTTCGGCTCCCATTCCCGGGCCAGGCGCTCGGCCTCGGTATATTGATCCGAAGTGATTTCCGTAGAATATTCCTCCAACGCTTTTATCGCTTTCGGATGGCCTGCATCGGCAGCTATGATCAACCACTTCAGCCCTTCTGTTTCATCTTTAACAACGCCCGTTCCCTTCATATACATCCAGCAAAGGCGTACATATGATTCTGTATAGCCCTCATTGGCTGTTTCAAAAAAAAGCTTATACGCTCTGGGCATATCCTGTGGAACTCCCACTCCGGCCAGAAGCAAATCAGCCAAGAGAAATCGCCCTTTCAAATTCCCCTGCGCAGCGCTTTTTTCGATCCATTTTGCTCCTTCGCTTGCTTGAGGATTTCCAATAAACCCAGCAATGAGAACAACACCATAATCCGCTTGAGCAAGTGCATAACCCTGAACAGCAGCCTTATGGAACCAGTCTGCGGCCAAAGCGTAATCTTGCTTTCCCAGTACGCCGAGAGCGTACATCTGCCCCAAACGGTACTGAGACCCAACATCTCCCTGTTCTGCTAAAGGCCTGAATATGTCAGAAGCTTTTTCGTATTCACCGTTTTGATAGGCGTGCATACCATCTTCATAAGAGCTGGCCCAGGTGGACGTGGAAACGGACAGCATCAAGCAAGCAAATACAACGGAATAGTACCATTTGGGACGACGCATCTCTCGGATCTCCTTATGTAATTATCAGGACAACACAATAGACATACGCCACCTCCACATCAATATCGAGCATTATGTATCGACAATTTTTGACACAAAAAAGGGAACCCGAAGGCTCCCTTTCATGCGGCGTGAACGCCACTGTTAGTTGTATTTGCTCTCGTCTTCCTTGCGGATCTCGGCGCGCTTGATCTTGCCGGAGATGGTCTTGGGAAGCTCGGCCACGTATTCGATGATGCGCGGGTACTTGTACGGCGCGGTGATCTTCTTGACGTGGTCCTGGAGTTCTTTGGTCAACTCGTCGGAGCCATCATAGCCCGGGGCGAGCACCAGAGTGGCCTTGATGGCCTGGCCGCGCACCGGGTCGGGCACGCCCGTGACTGCGGCCTCCACCACGGCGTCGTGGGAAACCAGGGCGGATTCCACCTCGAACGGGCCCACGCGGTAGCCGGAACTCTTGATCAGGTCGTCGGTGCGGCCCATGAACCAGAAGAAGCCCTCCTCGTCCTCCCAGACCTTGTCGCCGGTGTGGTAATAGCCGTCCACCTTGGCCGCGGCGGTCTTTTCGGGCTCGTCCAGGTAGCTGTCGAACAGGCCGAGCACGCCGTTATTGCCGGAATCAGTATGCAATTTGATGCAGATTTCGCCTTCTTCCCCACGGGGAACCGGCTTGCCGTCCTCGCCCAGCAGGGCGATTTCCCAGCCCGGAACCGGGCGGCCAATGGACGAAGGCCGGGGCTCCATGAACTTGAACGTGGCCACCTGAAGCGTGGTTTCGGTCTGGCCGTAGCCCTCGTACAGGGGCAGGCCCGTGGCCTCCCTCCAGGCGTAAAACACGGAATCGTTGAGCAGCTCGCCCGCCGTGGTGCAGTGGCGCAGGCTGGATAAATCGTACTTCTTGAGGTCTTCGCGGACCAGAAAACGGTACACCGTGGGCGGGGCGCAGAAGGTGGTCACCTTGTGCGCGGCCAGCAGTTCCAGCAGCTCGGCGGGAACGAACTTGCCCCGGAAGTCCCAGACAAAGACCACGGCCCCGGCCATCCACTGGCCGTAGAACTTGCCCCAGACGCACTTGCCCCAGCCCGTGTCGGAAAGGGTCAGGTGGATGTCGCCGGGCTCCAGGTCGTGCCAGTAGGCCGCCGTGGTATAGTGGCTGTAGGGATAGGTGTGGTTGTGCAGCACCATCTTGGGCATGCCCGTGGTGCCGGACGAGAAGAAGATCAGGAACGGATCGTCGCCGCCCGGGCACTCGGCCGGACGCGCGAATTCCGGGGAGCCGGACTCCATGAGCGCATCCCAGCTTTCCCAGCCCGCGTTGAGCTCGCCGTCCACCTGCACCAGATTCGCGAGGCTCGGGCAGTCGACGCGGGCCTTGTCCACGCGCTCGCAGATGGAGTCTTCGCAGATGATGGCCCGGATGTTGGCGTAGTTGACGCGCTCGCGGATATCCTTTTCCGTGAGCAGGGAGGGCGACGGGATGGGCACCGCGCCCAGGCGGTGCAGGGCGAGCATGGCGGTCCAGAACTCCACGCGGCGGTAGAGGATGAGCATGATGCGGTCACCCTTCTTGACGCCCCGCTCGCTGAGGGCGTTGGCCATGCGGCAGGACTGCTCCCTGAAAAAACCGAAGGAGTATTCGTGGCGGCTTCCTTCGGGGTCGATGTGGATCATGGCCGGGCGCTCGGGGTCCTGGGCCAGCACATCGAGGCAGTCAAAGGAAAAGTTGTAGTTTTCCGGGACGTTCAGTTTATAATTGGCGGCAAAGTCCTCGTAGGACTTGAATTCCTTTTTGGTCTCCATTGGTTTTTCTCCGTAATTCTCTTGGGTTGACGTTCCATTGTCCGAGTGTCGCAAACGATGGGGTTTGAAACGGGCGGACCGGCGGATTTCCGGCCAGCCCTAGAGAATTACGTCGATGAAGACCGCGTCGCGCCCGTCCAGGCCGCGCAGGGCGTGGGGCGCTTCGGAATTAAAATAGATGCTGTCGCCCGGCTCCAGGATGAGCGGTTCGCCGTTGATGCGCAGCTCCAGCCGGCCTTCGAGCATGTAGATGAACTCCTGGCCCTTGTGGCTGGTCTCGGCCATTTCCTCGCCGCCCTTGGAGGGCACGCGGATGAAGAAGGGCTCCATGTCGCGCCCGGCGAACTTGTAGCCGAGGCTCTTGTAGTCGTAGTCCTTGCGGCGGTCCACGGAGAACCCTTCGCCCTTGCGCACCAGCGCATAGGACTTGAGGTGCGGCTCGCGGCCCGAGATGAGCGTGGTCAGGTCCACCTTGCACAGGCGGGAGACGTCGAGCATGTAGCCCACGGGAATCTCCACGCTGCCGGATTCGAATTTCTCCACTTCCTTTGCGCTGCGGCCGAGCTGCTGCGCCATCTCCTCCACGGACCAGCCCATATCGTCACGAAGGCCAGCAAGCCTCGGTGCGATGTCTTTGTACTGTTCCATACAATCCTCTCTTCTTTTCATGAACCAATCTCCCCCGGCGCAAAGCGCCTGGCAAAAGGTTTTGCGGGGAGAGCTCAAGAGGGGGGCTTTTGCAAAAGCCCCCCTCCCGATGAACTATATTACTTCAACCTACGCGTCCGGGAACAGTTCCGCTCCGAGCTCGCGCAGCTTGTATTTCTGGATCTTGCCGCTGGCGGTCATGGGATACTGGTCGACCATGGCCACGTACTTGGGAATCTTGTACCGCGAGATCTTGCCGCGGCAGTAGTCCTGCACGTCCTCGGGAGCCAGGTCGGCCCCTTCCTTGAGGATGACGAACGCGCCCACCTCCTCGCCGAACTTGACGCTTGGCACGCCGGCCACCTGCACGTCCTGGATACCGGGCATGGTGTACAGGAACTCCTCGATCTCGCGCGGATAGATGTTCTCGCCGCCTCGGATGATCATGTCCTTGAGCCTGCCGGTGATGGACAGATACCCGTCCTCGTCCATGACGCCCAGGTCGCCCGAATGCAGCCAGCCGTCCTTGTCGAGGGCTTCCTCGGTGGCCTTGGGGTTGTTGTAGTAGCCGACCATGACGTTGTAGCCCCGGCAGCAGACCTCGCCCTGCTCGCCGCAGGCGCAGTCCTTGCCGGTCTCGGGATTCACGACCTTGACCTCGATCTCGGGCATGGCCTGCCCCACGGTCTCGGTCATGTGCTCCATGGTGTCGCCGATCCGGGTCTGGGTCATGACCGGGCTGGTCTCGGTGAGCCCGTAACAGATGGTGATCTCGTGCATGTGCATCCTGTCCATGACCTGCTTCATGACCTCCACGGGACAGGGGGACCCGGCCATGATGCCGGTGCGCAGGGACGAGAAATCGAACTTGTCGAAGGCCTTGTGCTGCAGGGTGGCGATGAACATGGTGGGCACGCCGTAGAGGGACGTGCACTTTTCCTGCTCCACGGAGATCATGACCTGCAGGGGATCGTAGTCCTCGAGGATGATCATGGCCACGCCGTGGTTGACGCAGGCCAGCACGGCCAGCACGCAGCCGAAGCAGTGGAACAAGGGCACGGCCAGGCAGAGCCTGTCCTTGTGCGTATAGTTCATGTTCTGGCCGATCCAGTAGCCGTTGTTGCCGATGTTGGAGTGGGTCAGCTGCACGCCCTTGGGGAACCCGGTTGTTCCGGAGGTGTACTGCATGTTGACCACGTCGTGCGGGTCCAGGCTGTCCTGGCGGGCCTGGTAGTCGGCCTCGTCCACCATGGCGGACATGCCGATGACCTCGGGCACGGAATACATGCCCCGGTGCTTTTCGGCCCCGAGATAGAAGACGCGCTTGAGGTGCGGGAACTTCTTGCTCTTGAGATAGCCCCGCTGCTGCTCGCGCAGCTCGGGGATCAACTCGTAGGTGGTGTTCAGGTAGTCGTGGTCCCGGAACTCGCCGATGGTCACGAAGTTCTCGGCCTCGGAGTTCTTGAGCAGGAATTCCAGCTCGTGGGTCCGGTAGTGGGTGTTGACCGTGAGCAGCACGGCCCCGATCTTGGCCGTGGCGAACTGCAGGGCCACCCAGTAGGGCACGTTGTTGGCCCAGACGGCCACCTTCTCGCCCTTCTTGACTCCCAGGGCCATGAGGCCCTTGGCCATGTCGTCCACCAGCGCGCCGAACTCGCTCCAGGTCAGGCGGAAGTCGCGGTCCACGTAGATGACCGCATCGCTGTCGGGCCACTGTGCAACGGTTTCGTCGAGAAGCTGACCGAGGGTCACTTCCCTGAGTGCTGTATCTCTCATGGCGCCCTCCTTATTCCGGAAAGTAGAGCACCGCGTAGATCTCACATTTCTCGTCGCCGTGGGCGGCGACATGGTGCGGCACGATGGAATTGAAATAGATGCTGTCGCCTGCCTCCAGAACCTGCTCCTCCTTGCCGTAAAGCACGGAAAGCTGACCGGACTGGACAATGATGAATTCCTCGCCCTCGTGGGAGGAAAGATGCTTGTCGTCGCCGGACTCGGGCAGCAGCTCGATGAAGAACGGCTCCATGTGGCGGTCGCTCTTGCCCTTGCCCAGGGAGAAGTAGCGCAGCTCGGTCACGTCCTTGTTGCGCTTCATGGTCATCTCTTCCTCGCGCTCGCCCAGTTTGACCACCAGCGGATCGCGGGAGACCTGGTCGTCGAGGAAGGTGCCGAGCCGGACACCGAGGGCGCGGGCAATCTTGAGCAGGGGGCCTAGGGAGGGATACATGCCTTCGTCTTCCACGGACCTCAGAAAGTCCGGTTCCAGGCCGGTCCTTTCGGCCATGGTTTCCAGTGTCAGCTCCAGCTTTTCCCTGAATGCCTTGATTCGTTTCCCTATCTTGTCCTGCATCAATGCGTCCTCCGTTGATTGCGCCATGGCGGGGCGCTGGGCACCATTGCCCGGTTGTGGTCCTTGATGAAACGGTCCTCTCCCAAACTTCGGCATTTAGTAGAAAAGCCTGCAAAAGTCACCATCTGTAACCAGGGCCGGCCGCCAGCCGACTTACTTATTCTTCACGTGGTTGCGGTTGCAAACAAAACGCGGGCTGTGT of Salidesulfovibrio onnuriiensis contains these proteins:
- a CDS encoding helix-turn-helix domain-containing protein, which codes for MEQYKDIAPRLAGLRDDMGWSVEEMAQQLGRSAKEVEKFESGSVEIPVGYMLDVSRLCKVDLTTLISGREPHLKSYALVRKGEGFSVDRRKDYDYKSLGYKFAGRDMEPFFIRVPSKGGEEMAETSHKGQEFIYMLEGRLELRINGEPLILEPGDSIYFNSEAPHALRGLDGRDAVFIDVIL
- a CDS encoding tetratricopeptide repeat protein, which translates into the protein MRRPKWYYSVVFACLMLSVSTSTWASSYEDGMHAYQNGEYEKASDIFRPLAEQGDVGSQYRLGQMYALGVLGKQDYALAADWFHKAAVQGYALAQADYGVVLIAGFIGNPQASEGAKWIEKSAAQGNLKGRFLLADLLLAGVGVPQDMPRAYKLFFETANEGYTESYVRLCWMYMKGTGVVKDETEGLKWLIIAADAGHPKAIKALEEYSTEITSDQYTEAERLAREWEPKQAQ
- a CDS encoding AMP-binding protein translates to METKKEFKSYEDFAANYKLNVPENYNFSFDCLDVLAQDPERPAMIHIDPEGSRHEYSFGFFREQSCRMANALSERGVKKGDRIMLILYRRVEFWTAMLALHRLGAVPIPSPSLLTEKDIRERVNYANIRAIICEDSICERVDKARVDCPSLANLVQVDGELNAGWESWDALMESGSPEFARPAECPGGDDPFLIFFSSGTTGMPKMVLHNHTYPYSHYTTAAYWHDLEPGDIHLTLSDTGWGKCVWGKFYGQWMAGAVVFVWDFRGKFVPAELLELLAAHKVTTFCAPPTVYRFLVREDLKKYDLSSLRHCTTAGELLNDSVFYAWREATGLPLYEGYGQTETTLQVATFKFMEPRPSSIGRPVPGWEIALLGEDGKPVPRGEEGEICIKLHTDSGNNGVLGLFDSYLDEPEKTAAAKVDGYYHTGDKVWEDEEGFFWFMGRTDDLIKSSGYRVGPFEVESALVSHDAVVEAAVTGVPDPVRGQAIKATLVLAPGYDGSDELTKELQDHVKKITAPYKYPRIIEYVAELPKTISGKIKRAEIRKEDESKYN
- a CDS encoding AMP-binding protein — encoded protein: MRDTALREVTLGQLLDETVAQWPDSDAVIYVDRDFRLTWSEFGALVDDMAKGLMALGVKKGEKVAVWANNVPYWVALQFATAKIGAVLLTVNTHYRTHELEFLLKNSEAENFVTIGEFRDHDYLNTTYELIPELREQQRGYLKSKKFPHLKRVFYLGAEKHRGMYSVPEVIGMSAMVDEADYQARQDSLDPHDVVNMQYTSGTTGFPKGVQLTHSNIGNNGYWIGQNMNYTHKDRLCLAVPLFHCFGCVLAVLACVNHGVAMIILEDYDPLQVMISVEQEKCTSLYGVPTMFIATLQHKAFDKFDFSSLRTGIMAGSPCPVEVMKQVMDRMHMHEITICYGLTETSPVMTQTRIGDTMEHMTETVGQAMPEIEVKVVNPETGKDCACGEQGEVCCRGYNVMVGYYNNPKATEEALDKDGWLHSGDLGVMDEDGYLSITGRLKDMIIRGGENIYPREIEEFLYTMPGIQDVQVAGVPSVKFGEEVGAFVILKEGADLAPEDVQDYCRGKISRYKIPKYVAMVDQYPMTASGKIQKYKLRELGAELFPDA
- a CDS encoding helix-turn-helix domain-containing protein produces the protein MQDKIGKRIKAFREKLELTLETMAERTGLEPDFLRSVEDEGMYPSLGPLLKIARALGVRLGTFLDDQVSRDPLVVKLGEREEEMTMKRNKDVTELRYFSLGKGKSDRHMEPFFIELLPESGDDKHLSSHEGEEFIIVQSGQLSVLYGKEEQVLEAGDSIYFNSIVPHHVAAHGDEKCEIYAVLYFPE